In one Lolium rigidum isolate FL_2022 chromosome 3, APGP_CSIRO_Lrig_0.1, whole genome shotgun sequence genomic region, the following are encoded:
- the LOC124702138 gene encoding two-component response regulator-like PRR73 gives MVSACQAGTDRPSSNGVIRRTGTGAVQQNGHALSANGEKEWRGGQEEEEDLPNTHSAPPGAQQLDGQKHHQGPVIRWERFLPVKTLRVLLVENDDCTRHIVGALLRKCGYEVISAENGLHAWQHLEDLQNRIDLVLTEVGMPCLSGIGLLSKITSHSICKGIPVIMMSKNDSMSTVFKCLSKGAVDFLVKPIRKNELKNLWQHIWRRCHSSSGSESGIHTQKCSKPKTGDKYENNSGSSHDDDDDDDDDDDDDDEDDDFSVGPNARDGSDNGSGTQSSWTKRAVEIDSPQPMSPNHLTDSPDSTCAQVIHPKSEIGSNKWFPTANKRSSNNQKQNNDDSMGKYLEIGAPGSSSRENQSSPNEMSVNPTEKQHETRMSQNMSENKIVTENDGIHTLKPTSQTADLISSIAKNTESKHAAKTTDDCSSKMPHGNDMKTDSLIDMPSQELGLRISKTTRSGTEIHDERNIVKRSDLSAFTRYQTSKGSDQAGARFRGSCSPQDNSSDAVKTNSTCKMESNSDVAQIKQGSNGSSNNIDMGSSTKNATKPSVDREKVVSPSAVKSNQHTSAFHPVQHQTSPEKVVGNDKADEETANAVQLGQSREVQQGSVQHHHHVHYYLQVMAQQQPSIGRGLNARCGASNVSDVPIECHAANYSVNRSISGSHNESNVQNGTSSTPNIARPNMESGAIIKNGAEGGNGSGNGPSGSGNDVCQNQLSQREAAVNKFRLKRKERNFEKKVRYQSRKKLAEQRPRVRGQFVRQSGQEDQAGQAADR, from the exons ATGGTGAGCGCCTGCCAGGCTGGCACGGACAGGCCTTCCAGCAACGGCGTTATTAGGCGAACTGGGACCGGCGCCGTACAACAGAACGGCCATGCCCTGAGCGCGAACGGGGAGAAGGAATGGAGgggcggccaggaggaggaggaggacctgcCCAACACGCACAGCGCGCCGCCAGGCGCGCAGCAGTTAGATGGGCAGAAGCATCACCAGGGGCCGGTCATCCGGTGGGAGAGGTTCCTGCCGGTCAAGACGCTCAGGGTCCTGCTCGTGGAGAACGACGACTGCACGCGCCACATCGTTGGCGCTCTGCTCCGTAAGTGCGGCTACGAAG TTATCTCTGCGGAGAATGGATTGCATGCATGGCAACATCTTGAAGATCTGCAAAACCGTATTGACCTTGTATTGACTGAGGTTGGCATGCCTTGTCTGTCTGGCATCGGTTTGCTTAGTAAGATCACGAGTCACAGTATCTGCAAGGGCATTCCTGTGATTA TGATGTCTAAGAATGACTCAATGAGTACAGTCTTTAAGTGTTTGTCAAAGGGAGCAGTTGACTTTTTAGTGAAGCCTATACGGAAGAACGAACTTAAGAACCTTTGGCAGCACATATGGAGGCGATGCCACAGT TCCAGTGGAAGTGAAAGTGGCATCCATACACAAAAATGTTCCAAACCAAAGACTGGTGATAAATACGAGAACAACAGCGGCAGCAgtcatgacgacgacgatgacgacgacgacgatgatgatgatgacgatgaagatgatgacttcAGTGTCGGACCCAATGCAAGGGATGGCAGTGATAATGGAAGTGGCACTCAA AGTTCATGGACGAAGCGTGCTGTGGAGATTGACAGCCCACAGCCTATGTCTCCTAATCATCTAACAGATTCACCCGATAGTACTTGCGCGCAAGTAATTCATCCCAAATCAGAGATAGGTAGCAATAAGTGGTTCCCAACCGCAAATAAAAGGAGCAGCAATAATCAAAAACAGAATAATG ATGACTCCATGGGGAAATACTTAGAAATAGGCGCTCCTGGGAGCTCAAGTCGTGAGAATCAATCTTCCCCAAATGAGATGTCTGTTAATCCAACAGAAAAACAGCATGAGACTCGCATGTCCCAGAATATGTCAGAAAACAAAATAGTGACAGAAAACGATGGTATACACACACTGAAACCTACTAGTCAAACTGCTGATTTGATTAGTTCAATAGCAAAAAACACAGAAAGCAAACATGCAGCTAAAACCACTGATGATTGCTCCTCCAAGATGCCACATGGGAATGATATGAAAACTGATTCTCTCATCGACATGCCATCCCAAGAATTAGGATTGAGAATATCGAAAACAACTAGATCTGGAACTGAAATCCACGATGAACGAAATATTGTGAAGAGATCAGATCTCTCAGCATTCACCAG GTACCAAACCTCCAAGGGTTCTGATCAAGCTGGAGCAAGATTTCGGGGAAGCTGTTCGCCTCAAGATAACAGCTCTGATGCTGTGAAAACGAACTCCACCTGCAAGATGGAGTCGAATTCAGATGTTGCTCAAATAAAGCAAGGCTCCAATGGTAGTAGCAACAACATTGACATGGGTTCCAGTACTAAGAATGCCACAAAGCCTTCTGTAGACAGGGAGAAAGTGGTGTCACCATCAGCTGTCAAGTCTAACCAACATACGTCAGCATTTCATCCGGTCCAGCACCAAACGTCTCCAGAAAAGGTGGTAGGGAATGACAAAGCTGACGAAGAAACTGCCAATGCAGTGCAACTGGGCCAATCAAGAGAGGTACAGCAAGGTTCTGTGCAGCATCACCATCACGTACATTATTACCTCCAAGTTATGGCACAGCAACAGCCATCAATTGGTCGTGGATTGAACGCTCGGTGTGGTGCATCCAATGTGTCTGATGTGCCCATTGAATGTCATGCTGCAAACTATAGTGTGAACAGGAGTATCTCAGGTAGCCATAATGAAAGTAATGTGCAGAACGGAACTAGCTCCACTCCCAATATTGCAAGACCAAACATGGAGagtggtgccatcataaaaaATGGGGCCGAGGGTGGCAATGGAAGTGGGAATGGTCCAAGCGGAAGTGGCAATGACGTATGTCAGAATCAGCTCAGCCAACGCGAAGCTGCCGTAAACAAATTTAGACTGAAGCGGAAAGAGAGGAACTTTGAGAAAAAG GTGCGCTACCAAAGCAGGAAGAAGCTGGCTGAGCAGCGGCCACGGGTGCGTGGGCAATTCGTGAGGCAATCTGGACAAGAAGATCAGGCTGGCCAAGCAGCAGACAGATAA
- the LOC124702140 gene encoding elongator complex protein 6 has translation MEEYGGGGDLLSEAMCSGARVVVVEDCVDAPGAFVLHLLLKRALAGGGGGGAALLALAQPFSHYDRVLRKMGCNLSVHRKSERLHFFDLQAFPGGTSGSGIADSLAQLYNGVRRAVEASMAKESDGRFTVMIDDVSLLEVAANGSADHVLDFLHYCVTLTSEMNCSLVVLVHEDIYSSKDGVRLLLHLRYIADLVIRAAPLSTGLAADVHGQLSVVNKGMMLSEQRLAKGQKVWNFHFKVKENGAEFFYPGSRH, from the exons ATGGAGGAGTACGGCGGCGGGGGAGACCTGCTGAGCGAGGCGATGTGCTCCGGCGcgcgcgtggtggtggtggaggactgCGTGGACGCGCCCGGCGCGTTcgtgctccacctcctcctcaagcgcgcgctcgccggcggcggcggcgggggcgcggcGCTCCTCGCCCTCGCGCAGCCCTTCTCCCACTACGACCGCGTGCTCCGCAAGATG GGCTGTAATCTATCTGTGCATCGGAAGAGCGAGAGGCTTCATTTCTTCGACTTGCAGGCGTTCCCAG GGGGGACATCGGGAAGTGGCATTGCTGATAGCTTAGCTCAGCTGTATAACGGCGTTCGGAGAGCGGTGGAGGCAAGCATGGCAAAAGAAAGCGATGGTCGGTTCACGGTCATGATAGATGATGTTTCGCTGTTGGAAGTAGCTGCTAATGGTTCTGCGGATCACGTCTTGGACTTCCTGCATTACTGTGTCACGCTCACGTCTGAGATG AATTGCTCACTCGTGGTCCTTGTTCATGAGGACATATATTCAAGCAAGGATGGTGTGAGACTTCTTTTGCATCTGCGCTACATTGCGGACCTTGTGATTAGAGCCGCGCCTTTGAGCACCGGTTTGGCTGCTGACGTTCACGGACAG CTTTCCGTGGTTAACAAGGGGATGATGCTCAGCGAGCAGAGGCTGGCGAAAGGACAGAAAGTTTGGAACTTCCATTTCAAAGTGAAGGAGAATGGCGCGGAGTTCTTCTACCCAGGAAGCAGGCATTAG
- the LOC124702139 gene encoding probable serine/threonine-protein kinase PBL7, which yields MSRLEASKGGVHTKFISNHGLDCTSLTYDELDVATERFAQKHFLGKGGFGEVYKGVLDGNHVAIKILNPNGMQGNREFYTEVMVLSRLDHPNLVKLVGYCAEWGQRLLVYEYMPLGSLETHIFDLSPDKKPLDWNTRMKILAGAAQGLQHLHVSTDPPIINRDVKCSNILLGEGYHPKLSDFGLAKLGPTGDDTHVSTRVMGTPGYCAPEYLESGHITLRSDIYSFGVVILEVITGRRALDQRRGKAERNLAEWATPLINKKEYSILADPALSGQYSETSLVQALAVAQLCVRKTASQRPLITDVTAALTYISSRRRSVSSRRSFRMQPASPVHRLGK from the exons ATGTCAAGATTagaggccagcaaggggggcgtacACACTAAGTTCATCTCAAACCATGGTCTGGATTGCACATCATTGACCTACGACGAGCTTGATGTGGCGACCGAGCGCTTCGCGCAAAAGCACTTCCTAGGAAAGGGCGGGTTTGGAGAGGTTTATAAAGGTGTGCTGGATGGCAACCAT GTGGCTATAAAGATCCTTAATCCCAATGGAATGCAAGGGAACAGGGAGTTCTACACAGAAGTTATGGTGTTGAGCAGGCTGGATCACCCAAATCTTGTCAAGCTTGTTGGCTATTGCGCTGAATGGGGTCAGAGGCTTTTGGTTTATGAATACATGCCTTTGGGTTCACTGGAAACTCATATCTTTG ATCTTTCCCCTGATAAGAAGCCTCTTGACTGGAACACAAGGATGAAGATACTTGCTGGGGCAGCTCAAGGCCTGCAGCATTTGCATGTTAGTACTGACCCTCCCATCATAAACCGTGACGTCAAATGCTCAAACATTTTGCTTGGAGAGGGATATCATCCAAAGCTGTCCGACTTTGGCTTGGCAAAGCTAGGTCCAACTGGTGACGATACCCATGTTTCAACCAGAGTGATGGGTACACCTGGATATTGCGCACCAGAGTACCTTGAGAGCGGTCATATTACTCTCAGGTCAGATATTTATAGCTTTGGCGTTGTTATACTTGAGGTTATCACAGGAAGAAGGGCTTTGGATCAGAGGCGGGGTAAAGCTGAGCGTAATCTTGCTGAATGG GCCACCCCTTTGATCAACAAAAAGGAATATTCGATATTGGCGGACCCAGCGCTCTCCGGTCAGTACAGCGAGACATCACTGGTCCAGGCCCTTGCTGTTGCTCAATTGTGTGTCCGAAAAACAGCCAGCCAGAGACCACTGATTACAGACGTAACTGCTGCTCTCACTTACATCTCCTCACGGCGGCGGTCTGTAAGCTCAAGGAGATCATTCCGCATGCAGCCAGCATCTCCAGTTCACCGACTGGGGAAATGA